The stretch of DNA CACTACAAGCCCTACCTATCGGCCTCCGGGGGGAAGTAGTCTAGGCTGCCGTAGATCGCGGGTATATCCATAACCCTATGGCCGGGGAGAACGTACTTGAATGCTATCACGTTCCTTGCGCTAGCGGTCACTATCCTAACCCTATACGGGTTCACTCCACCATCACTCTCAACATAGTAAACCGTCTCACCCCTTCCAGTCTCAGCCCTCCCGATAGCCCTGCCTGGGGGAACCTTCATAGCGGCTACAGTGGGCAGGAGCTTAGCCCTACCCTCAGCCTCAAGCACCTTCTTATGGAGAGGCGGGTATTTGCCGTAGAGGTACTTGTCAACAATGGGCTCCCTAGGATGCTTCTCAAGCCACTCCACAGCCTGCTCTATAATCCTGAGGCTCTGCTTAATCTCTTCGACCCTCACATAGGTCCTGGCTAGAGCGTCTCCCTCCTCAAACACTGGGACTTCGAAGTCTATCTCCGGGTAGGCGTCGTAAGGGTGCACCAGCCTCACATCATAGTCTATCCCGCTGCCCCTGGCGTTGGGGCCCACGATGCCCATCTCGGCTGCAGCTTTCTTGGGTATAACACCCACTCCCTCTAGCCTGCTCCTTATAACGGGGTTGTTGAGGAATATCTTGGCGTACTCGTCGAGCCTCTTCCTCATATACCTTACAGCCCTCCTAGCCATATCCGGGAAGTCGGCGGGTATATCGCGCCTCGCGCCCCCCGGGATCGGGTATGAGTGGGTTAGCCTCGCGCCCGTGAGGGCCTCGGCGAGCTCG from Aeropyrum pernix K1 encodes:
- a CDS encoding NADH-quinone oxidoreductase subunit D; its protein translation is MVEGVRVYGGWKDDLGLKIIPSKKVAKDLYEIYIGPQHPGSGHMRITIRVDGDIIVEADPDIGYVHRTMEKLGEIRGWIKPIPLFERMAIHDACNITLPYVLAVEKLMGVEPPLRAKYLRTLLCEINRIGAHLYGFAIFGVFLGHSTMYMWAMGDREVFIELAEALTGARLTHSYPIPGGARRDIPADFPDMARRAVRYMRKRLDEYAKIFLNNPVIRSRLEGVGVIPKKAAAEMGIVGPNARGSGIDYDVRLVHPYDAYPEIDFEVPVFEEGDALARTYVRVEEIKQSLRIIEQAVEWLEKHPREPIVDKYLYGKYPPLHKKVLEAEGRAKLLPTVAAMKVPPGRAIGRAETGRGETVYYVESDGGVNPYRVRIVTASARNVIAFKYVLPGHRVMDIPAIYGSLDYFPPEADR